One window of Cervus elaphus chromosome 2, mCerEla1.1, whole genome shotgun sequence genomic DNA carries:
- the LOC122706498 gene encoding tripartite motif-containing protein 64-like — protein MDSDTLQVFQSELTCSICMNCFLDPVTIDCGHSFCRPCLSLCWEEGQTPRSCPECRGISERPHFKTNIALKRLASLARQARADHDRRSEEQICETHQEARGLFCEADQTLLCGPCSERPEHTAHSHSPIHGAAEESREKLVKRMRSLWKLREEMQISLNQEANKTQSFENYVALRKVMITVLYQRIPLLLHEDEKLHLEALEREGKEICQQLKESVLRMTQQGESLKEVYRELTAMCHKPDTELLQVRKEGPSSEKHSSRRAAVTLKCYLIYGYSRLRDGAP, from the exons atgGATTCAGACACACTGCAGGTCTTCCAGAGTGAACTCACCTGCTCCATCTGCATGAACTGCTTCCTGGACCCCGTCACCATAGACTGTGGGCACAGCTTCTGCCGTCCCTGTCTGAGCCTTTGCTGGGAAGAAGGCCAGACTCCAAGGAGCTGCCCTGAGTGCAGGGGAATATCAGAGAGGCCCCATTTCAAAACCAATATTGCCCTCAAGAGGCTGGCTTCCCTTGCCAGACAGGCCAGAGCTGACCACGACCGCCGCTCTGAGGAGCAGATCTGTGAGACACACCAGGAAGCCAGAGGCCTCTTCTGTGAGGCTGACCAGACCCTGCTCTGCGGGCCCTGCTCTGAACGCCCCGAGCACACAGCTCACAGCCACAGTCCCATACACGGGGCTGCTGAGGAGTCCCGG GAGAAACTTGTAAAGAGAATGAGATCTTTATGGAAACTGagagaagaaatgcaaatcagtctGAATCAGGAAGCTAACAAAACTCAGTCCTTTGAG AATTATGTCGCCTTAAGGAAGGTCATGATTACGGTTCTATATCAGAGGATACCTCTGTTGCTTCATGAGGACGAGAAACTGCATCTGGAGGCCCTGGAGCGAGAAGGCAAGGAGATTTGTCAGCAACTCAAGGAGAGTGTGTTGAGAATGACTCAACAGGGAGAAAGTCTGAAAGAAGTGTACAGAGAGCTGACTGCGATGTGCCACAAGCCAGACACGGAGCTGCTCCAGGTGAGAAAGGAGGGTCCGTCCTCAGAGAAACACTCTTCTAGACGAGCTGCTGTGACACTAAAATGTTACCTCATATACGGTTACTCTCGGCTAAGGGATGGTGCTCCTTGA